In the Candidatus Bathyarchaeia archaeon genome, one interval contains:
- a CDS encoding APC family permease, whose product MAEKKVFVRKATGLVREIGFLTAILIVVCNMVGLGWQKRLFQFTGPAIVPENAYFLGLPPIVMAFIIVGIVVLLTVWVFAILGAAMPRSGGGYVYISRILSPSLGFLASWTEFFSIAVSFGLIGTAVFEAILIYSQLARLPSSLITTLATPEVLLVGGMIIVILFSLLATLGVRMAGLLLQIMFWIPAAITILIYGLLLTASPQTMESGIQSFTGQLPVAFTNDALSQGMAPFAGGYWGAVAYASLGAYWAYIGFAASTFVAGEIKEVAKRLPKTLFIANAFVVFLYISISALVARAAMMVGQVTSAGNTYSFFSAYSFLSYGGATLPSALPKAWMPNIATFVAFGNGINWLPILVLVFAAFWVANDIPPFILTSSRIVFAMAFDRVLPEKLAEVNERWHSPIWAVLFVMLVAFIGNFAESDVFPKWLGSNHILSRFINSGGGVVATDIWDTIFFLLASVAGLMFVYRRKDIYERSSYKPSLGGIPAVTIIGLLATIGNLWLLYAVVAPPYGYGTTYPEVWYFTIILLAIGALIYFYYRNKGTRTGVDYGTIYAEIPPE is encoded by the coding sequence TTGGCAGAGAAGAAAGTGTTTGTCAGAAAAGCGACTGGACTGGTCAGAGAGATCGGCTTCCTCACGGCAATATTGATCGTAGTGTGTAACATGGTTGGTCTTGGCTGGCAAAAACGACTGTTCCAATTCACTGGACCAGCAATAGTTCCAGAAAATGCTTACTTTCTAGGGTTACCGCCAATAGTGATGGCTTTCATAATCGTAGGCATTGTTGTTCTCTTGACAGTGTGGGTCTTTGCGATTCTTGGCGCGGCGATGCCTAGATCTGGAGGCGGCTACGTGTACATCTCAAGGATTCTCAGCCCGTCTCTTGGTTTTCTCGCGTCTTGGACAGAGTTTTTCAGCATCGCTGTTTCTTTTGGGCTTATAGGCACGGCGGTTTTCGAGGCTATACTCATCTACTCCCAGTTAGCCCGGTTACCTTCAAGTCTTATTACTACCTTGGCCACACCTGAGGTTCTGCTAGTCGGTGGAATGATCATTGTCATCCTGTTCTCGCTGCTTGCCACTTTAGGCGTCAGAATGGCAGGTCTATTGCTTCAGATAATGTTCTGGATCCCTGCAGCGATAACCATTCTCATTTACGGTTTGCTGCTTACTGCCTCGCCTCAGACTATGGAGTCAGGCATTCAATCTTTCACTGGACAGCTGCCCGTGGCGTTTACTAATGATGCTTTGTCGCAAGGCATGGCTCCCTTTGCAGGAGGTTACTGGGGAGCGGTCGCCTATGCTTCATTGGGCGCATACTGGGCTTACATAGGATTCGCGGCGTCAACTTTCGTGGCTGGTGAGATCAAAGAAGTTGCAAAACGCTTACCCAAGACTTTATTCATTGCCAACGCGTTTGTAGTCTTCCTTTACATATCAATTTCCGCGCTAGTTGCAAGAGCAGCAATGATGGTCGGACAAGTCACAAGTGCAGGCAACACTTACTCGTTCTTCAGCGCGTACTCTTTCTTGTCTTATGGAGGCGCAACCTTGCCATCTGCGCTGCCTAAGGCGTGGATGCCGAACATTGCAACTTTCGTCGCGTTTGGAAACGGCATAAACTGGTTGCCCATTCTAGTGCTCGTGTTCGCAGCTTTCTGGGTCGCCAATGATATTCCGCCATTCATCTTGACTTCCTCAAGAATAGTCTTCGCAATGGCTTTTGACAGAGTCCTGCCTGAGAAACTTGCCGAAGTGAACGAAAGGTGGCACTCGCCCATATGGGCCGTGCTCTTCGTAATGCTAGTGGCTTTCATAGGCAACTTCGCAGAATCTGATGTATTTCCCAAGTGGCTAGGCTCAAATCACATTCTATCCAGATTCATAAACTCTGGCGGCGGCGTGGTGGCCACTGACATATGGGACACGATATTCTTCCTCTTGGCTTCGGTCGCAGGTCTCATGTTCGTTTACCGTCGAAAAGACATCTATGAACGGTCCTCCTACAAGCCCTCACTTGGGGGAATTCCAGCGGTTACAATAATCGGCCTGCTTGCAACGATAGGTAACCTTTGGTTGCTCTATGCCGTTGTGGCTCCTCCATATGGTTACGGCACAACCTACCCTGAGGTCTGGTACTTCACGATCATCCTCTTGGCCATTGGAGCTCTCATATACTTCTACTACAGAAACAAGGGCACCAGAACAGGCGTCGACTACGGCACAATCTACGCGGAAATTCCACCTGAATAA
- a CDS encoding ASKHA domain-containing protein — MSSYIEVVFQPYGKRTLVPGGTTIIDAAKKLGIDISSLCGGKGTCGKCKVKVQEGLEGLNPLTEQELDYLSNDEIETDFRLACQAKLTLPSTILVPEMSRVGKQRLQTEGIEVPVELNPLVKKYFLQLPKPTLHDARSDEDRILDSLKDEHGRLGFLDFDIAKDLSIILREAEWAITAVMWGDKVIAIERGDTTGRCFGFAVDIGTTKLAGFLMDLNKGNVVDVVARANPQIPFGEDVMSRIAYAMNGGWTALNELQKAVVSGINEMIEECCKKAGLKYEEVYELCFVGNTCMQLLFLGIWPRHVAFSPYPPVLRRGVDTNASKLGLKSHVNANVHFLPIIGGFVGADSVADIMAVKMLESDETIMDIDIGTNTEIAIGNKKSAMIDSCASGPAFEGMEIKFGMRAVGGAIEKVSIAPKTLEVNYRTINDVAPIGVCGSGLIDTLAELLKSGLIDVKGTFVKEMTKRTNRLRQGQNGWEFALAWRTETGTNADLSITQGDIRELQKAKAAMHAGCEILMKRMNLTENDIDKLYMAGAFGNYIDPESARTIGIYPEISIEKIHFVGNTAGTGARMCLASKEMRERAEEISKRVKYFELAADPEFQSEYINSTYLPHVNLNKYPITKRLLERLGKSRL, encoded by the coding sequence TTGTCCTCATACATCGAAGTCGTGTTTCAGCCCTACGGAAAGCGAACATTAGTCCCGGGCGGAACCACAATCATCGATGCAGCAAAAAAACTGGGCATTGACATCTCTTCTCTATGCGGTGGAAAAGGCACCTGCGGAAAATGTAAGGTCAAAGTGCAAGAGGGACTAGAGGGATTAAACCCGCTTACAGAACAAGAGTTAGATTATTTATCTAATGATGAAATCGAGACTGATTTCAGACTAGCTTGCCAAGCTAAGCTAACGCTTCCATCAACTATTCTTGTTCCAGAAATGAGCAGAGTTGGAAAACAAAGACTACAGACAGAGGGCATCGAAGTACCGGTAGAACTCAACCCTCTAGTAAAGAAATACTTCCTCCAACTGCCCAAGCCAACACTTCATGATGCCCGGTCGGATGAGGATAGAATTCTGGATTCACTCAAAGACGAGCATGGTCGCCTAGGCTTTCTTGACTTTGATATTGCCAAGGATCTTTCAATTATTCTGAGAGAGGCAGAATGGGCTATTACCGCTGTGATGTGGGGAGACAAGGTAATTGCCATTGAGCGTGGAGACACCACTGGTCGATGTTTTGGTTTCGCAGTCGACATAGGCACCACAAAGCTTGCTGGTTTTCTAATGGATTTGAACAAGGGCAACGTGGTTGATGTTGTGGCTAGAGCAAACCCCCAGATTCCATTCGGAGAAGACGTGATGTCGAGAATTGCCTACGCCATGAATGGAGGATGGACCGCATTAAACGAACTTCAAAAAGCTGTGGTGTCCGGAATTAATGAAATGATCGAAGAATGTTGCAAGAAAGCAGGTTTGAAATATGAGGAAGTCTATGAACTCTGCTTTGTCGGCAACACCTGCATGCAGCTTCTTTTTCTTGGCATTTGGCCACGTCATGTAGCTTTCTCCCCCTACCCCCCCGTATTAAGGCGAGGCGTTGACACCAATGCTTCAAAGCTAGGCTTGAAATCGCACGTCAACGCAAATGTACACTTCCTGCCGATTATCGGCGGTTTCGTAGGAGCAGACAGTGTCGCCGACATTATGGCTGTGAAGATGCTTGAGTCAGATGAGACCATAATGGACATAGACATAGGAACCAACACCGAAATAGCGATCGGAAACAAGAAATCAGCGATGATTGACTCATGCGCATCAGGTCCAGCTTTTGAAGGCATGGAAATCAAGTTTGGCATGAGAGCCGTAGGCGGAGCCATCGAGAAAGTTAGCATCGCCCCTAAAACATTAGAGGTCAATTACCGAACCATAAATGACGTTGCCCCTATTGGAGTATGCGGATCAGGGCTTATTGACACATTGGCTGAGCTACTCAAATCTGGACTGATCGATGTCAAAGGCACTTTCGTAAAGGAAATGACGAAACGTACCAATAGACTCAGGCAAGGGCAAAATGGTTGGGAGTTTGCGCTTGCATGGAGAACTGAAACGGGCACCAATGCAGACCTGTCGATAACACAAGGAGACATAAGGGAACTGCAGAAAGCAAAGGCCGCTATGCATGCTGGCTGCGAAATCTTGATGAAAAGAATGAACCTTACAGAAAACGACATAGACAAGCTATACATGGCTGGTGCCTTCGGAAACTACATAGATCCTGAGAGCGCAAGAACAATTGGAATATACCCAGAGATATCAATTGAGAAAATCCATTTTGTGGGGAACACTGCAGGAACAGGAGCAAGAATGTGCCTGGCCTCAAAGGAAATGAGAGAACGGGCTGAAGAAATATCCAAAAGAGTAAAGTACTTTGAACTAGCTGCCGATCCAGAGTTTCAGTCTGAGTACATTAATTCAACATACCTGCCACACGTTAACCTGAACAAATATCCAATAACAAAGAGGCTACTTGAAAGACTAGGCAAATCGCGACTCTAA
- a CDS encoding radical SAM protein yields the protein MSTEQDVPEKIRVSVGSAIVLGLLKGKLDAPPTTIYMLTYREGKCLANCGFCPQARTSSSRADMLARVTWPPFQTTQVIEKIASSAERGTVKRVCIQALNYPTVHKDLTHLTRLIHSSSNVPISLSCPPFTKAQFKELAEARADRISIALDAATEQLFNKVKGAETQSPYHWKQQHQALKEAVEIFGKNQVYTHLIVGLGETEKEIIHAIQQCTDSGVYPSLFAFTPISGTSLENMHQPPIETYRRIQLARHLIIHGKTRYENMKFDPEQRIKDFGIPKTQLHQVIQEGTPFCTSGCPECNRPYYNERPGGPMYNFPRQPLPDEVNEITRQLNEG from the coding sequence ATGAGCACTGAACAGGATGTGCCAGAGAAAATCCGAGTTTCAGTAGGCTCCGCCATAGTACTCGGACTGCTAAAAGGCAAGCTGGACGCACCGCCCACAACAATCTACATGCTCACTTACCGAGAGGGAAAATGCCTCGCCAACTGCGGCTTCTGCCCCCAAGCCAGAACAAGCTCAAGCCGAGCTGACATGCTGGCACGCGTAACATGGCCACCTTTCCAGACCACGCAGGTCATAGAAAAAATAGCATCATCAGCAGAGAGAGGCACAGTGAAACGCGTGTGCATCCAAGCATTAAACTATCCCACAGTCCACAAAGACCTAACACACCTCACAAGACTGATTCATTCAAGCTCAAACGTGCCAATTTCCCTATCCTGCCCACCATTCACTAAGGCACAGTTCAAGGAATTAGCGGAGGCACGCGCAGACCGCATCAGCATAGCATTAGACGCAGCCACAGAACAACTCTTCAACAAAGTCAAAGGCGCAGAAACACAAAGCCCCTACCACTGGAAACAACAACACCAAGCCCTAAAAGAAGCCGTTGAAATCTTCGGCAAAAACCAAGTCTACACACACCTCATCGTAGGCTTAGGAGAAACAGAAAAAGAAATAATCCATGCCATTCAGCAGTGCACAGATTCAGGCGTCTACCCAAGCCTATTTGCGTTCACACCAATCTCAGGCACATCATTAGAAAACATGCATCAACCACCAATCGAAACCTACAGACGCATCCAACTGGCACGACACCTTATAATCCATGGAAAAACACGCTACGAAAACATGAAATTCGACCCGGAACAGCGCATCAAAGACTTCGGCATACCAAAAACCCAACTACACCAAGTCATACAAGAAGGCACACCATTCTGCACATCAGGATGCCCCGAATGCAACAGACCATACTACAACGAACGACCAGGCGGACCAATGTACAACTTTCCAAGGCAACCGTTGCCAGATGAAGTAAACGAAATAACGAGACAGCTAAACGAAGGATAA
- a CDS encoding metallophosphoesterase, translated as MTKIRFLFATDLHGSETVWRKFLNSAKYFNLDALVLSGDMTGKLIIPIIKKPNGKYSSHLFGEAYELTDADIPPFEEKVRRVSYIPYVTTPEEATILEADKEKTEKLFEKLQIEIISKWLSLVPERVPKNCKVILSPGNDDVFVIDDVIRKDPNVIFGEEEVVQLDEEHEVACFGWTNRTPWNSPRECSEEELTQRLEKVVAQIKNMTTAVFCFHCPPYNSVIDMAPKLTKDFKPVYEGGQPVMIPVGCNAVRKIIEKHQPLIGLHGHIHESPGFIKIGRTPCLNPGSEYAEGVLRAYLVEIEGDKIKKLQRVEA; from the coding sequence TTGACAAAAATTCGCTTCCTGTTCGCAACAGACTTACACGGGTCAGAAACAGTCTGGAGAAAATTCCTAAACTCAGCAAAATACTTCAATTTAGACGCCCTTGTGCTCAGCGGCGACATGACCGGAAAACTCATCATCCCCATCATCAAGAAGCCAAATGGCAAATACTCATCCCACCTGTTCGGCGAAGCATACGAACTAACTGACGCCGACATACCACCTTTCGAGGAAAAAGTGCGCAGAGTAAGCTACATACCATACGTGACAACACCTGAAGAAGCAACCATCCTCGAAGCAGACAAAGAAAAAACCGAGAAACTATTCGAGAAACTCCAAATAGAAATCATATCGAAGTGGCTATCCCTCGTGCCCGAAAGAGTTCCCAAAAACTGCAAAGTCATACTCAGCCCAGGAAACGACGACGTGTTCGTAATCGACGACGTAATCCGAAAAGATCCAAATGTAATCTTCGGCGAAGAAGAAGTAGTGCAACTAGACGAGGAACACGAAGTCGCGTGCTTCGGATGGACAAACCGCACGCCGTGGAACAGCCCACGAGAATGCAGTGAAGAAGAACTAACCCAGAGACTCGAAAAAGTCGTGGCTCAAATCAAGAATATGACAACCGCCGTGTTCTGCTTTCACTGCCCACCATACAATTCAGTTATCGACATGGCGCCGAAGCTGACAAAGGATTTCAAGCCAGTCTATGAAGGCGGGCAACCAGTTATGATTCCTGTCGGGTGCAACGCCGTCAGGAAGATCATCGAGAAACATCAGCCGCTGATTGGGTTGCACGGTCACATCCACGAAAGCCCAGGCTTCATCAAGATAGGCAGAACCCCATGTCTAAACCCCGGAAGCGAGTACGCCGAAGGCGTATTAAGAGCCTATCTAGTCGAGATTGAAGGCGACAAGATCAAGAAACTGCAGAGAGTAGAAGCCTAA
- a CDS encoding DNA polymerase domain-containing protein: protein MDTWYLLDAQAQGSTVSLRFFNPATNELKEFKDSSYKPYFLLPHPLSPTDQENIRSLNAETEIVKKTDLYTNEPKEVTKITVYKPEFLKKATRNLQHAWETEIEFTHSYAYDHGLIFGAQHNMTQDNHFTPVLNLTPDKKTKFNTLYAHIKNTDPPKYAQLERWFIVLNQPVPQIKPDTMDISEETSPEKYFSTFTLSKIANLPIPFTYATRGVSAWLKSIIHDYLRRHNILIPTSMELRRGLETHEVPGALTITPKSGVYFNTVVADFESLYPSCIDSYNLSYETVDCNHNECKTNTVSDTGHHVCTKRRGFLAALIGALKDLRIHWLKPQTKDPTLTETQRHQAETTAKMLKLLTVSSYGVSVRIHGLACPPLAESITGYGRWALQTAWNIAEQQGLHPVYGDTDSLFLENAPIEKVETLTKTVKQQLHLDLAVERHYSICVLSAAKKAYFGILPDGTPDLKGLTAIKSNAPNYIQNVFKNCVKQLSTVKNAEEYEHAKARIATMVEKTIKDLRERKFVLKDMIFSVKLYHDPREKLMSKVLPQPYQCAKQLIDSGKQVKERDTVHFIKVKPFTYQGREFTVKPADNVNNVSEVNVEDYTRNLTTALNQTFTPMGINFKTETEPKITDWLGKQS from the coding sequence TTGGACACATGGTACCTGCTTGACGCCCAAGCCCAAGGCAGCACCGTCAGCCTAAGATTCTTCAACCCAGCAACAAACGAACTCAAAGAATTCAAAGACAGCTCCTACAAACCTTACTTCCTCCTTCCCCACCCCCTCAGCCCAACAGACCAAGAAAACATACGCAGCCTCAACGCAGAGACCGAAATCGTCAAAAAAACCGACCTGTACACAAACGAACCCAAAGAAGTAACCAAAATCACAGTTTACAAACCCGAATTCCTCAAAAAAGCCACACGAAACCTCCAACACGCCTGGGAAACCGAAATCGAATTCACCCACAGCTACGCCTATGACCACGGCTTGATATTCGGCGCACAACACAATATGACACAGGACAACCATTTCACACCAGTGCTAAACCTCACACCAGACAAGAAAACCAAATTCAACACCCTCTACGCACACATCAAAAACACAGACCCGCCAAAATACGCTCAACTCGAACGCTGGTTCATAGTGCTCAACCAACCCGTCCCACAAATCAAACCAGACACCATGGACATAAGCGAAGAAACCAGCCCTGAAAAATACTTCTCAACTTTCACACTGTCAAAAATAGCCAACCTGCCCATCCCATTCACCTATGCCACACGAGGCGTAAGCGCATGGCTAAAATCAATAATACACGACTACCTCAGAAGACACAACATCCTCATACCCACATCCATGGAGCTTCGCAGAGGCTTAGAAACCCACGAAGTCCCCGGCGCCTTAACCATAACACCCAAAAGCGGAGTATACTTCAACACCGTAGTCGCAGACTTCGAAAGCCTCTACCCCAGCTGCATAGACAGCTACAACCTATCCTACGAAACAGTCGACTGCAACCACAACGAATGCAAAACCAACACCGTATCTGACACAGGACACCACGTATGCACAAAAAGAAGAGGATTCCTAGCCGCACTCATAGGCGCACTCAAAGACCTACGCATCCACTGGCTCAAACCACAAACAAAAGACCCAACACTCACAGAAACCCAACGCCACCAAGCCGAAACCACAGCCAAAATGCTAAAACTCCTAACCGTGTCAAGCTACGGCGTCTCAGTACGAATCCACGGACTAGCCTGCCCCCCACTAGCTGAATCAATCACAGGCTACGGACGCTGGGCACTACAAACCGCCTGGAACATAGCTGAACAACAGGGACTACACCCAGTCTACGGAGACACAGACTCACTCTTCCTAGAAAACGCACCCATAGAAAAGGTTGAAACCCTCACAAAAACAGTCAAACAACAACTGCACTTAGACTTGGCAGTTGAAAGACACTACTCGATCTGCGTCCTATCAGCAGCCAAAAAAGCCTACTTCGGCATCCTACCCGACGGCACCCCCGACCTCAAAGGACTAACAGCCATAAAATCAAACGCACCAAACTACATCCAAAACGTGTTCAAAAACTGCGTCAAACAACTCAGCACTGTCAAGAACGCAGAAGAGTATGAGCACGCAAAAGCGAGAATAGCCACAATGGTTGAAAAAACCATCAAAGACCTACGCGAGCGAAAGTTCGTACTCAAAGACATGATTTTCTCGGTGAAACTCTACCATGACCCACGAGAGAAATTAATGTCCAAAGTTCTGCCCCAACCCTATCAATGTGCCAAACAACTCATCGACTCTGGCAAGCAAGTGAAGGAACGAGACACAGTCCACTTCATCAAAGTCAAGCCCTTTACGTATCAAGGAAGAGAGTTCACAGTAAAACCCGCTGACAACGTCAACAACGTCTCAGAAGTCAACGTCGAAGACTACACGCGCAACCTGACCACGGCGTTGAACCAAACCTTCACGCCCATGGGCATAAACTTCAAAACAGAAACCGAACCAAAAATAACCGACTGGCTAGGCAAACAGAGCTAA
- a CDS encoding TRAM domain-containing protein, whose translation MDYERRERRGGYGGGYGRREGRGFGPRFPPKPVEIGKEYDVEIQEASRRGEGIARIKGLVVFVPNTKPGDKVKIRVTRISRRFCEAEVVGQAEAKAEGETAEVKEAEETQETAETEETEETEETEETEEAGTEE comes from the coding sequence ATGGATTATGAAAGAAGAGAACGAAGAGGAGGCTACGGAGGAGGCTACGGAAGAAGAGAAGGAAGAGGCTTCGGTCCCAGATTCCCACCTAAACCAGTGGAAATAGGCAAGGAATACGACGTGGAAATCCAAGAAGCAAGCCGAAGAGGCGAAGGCATAGCAAGAATCAAAGGCTTAGTTGTATTCGTCCCAAACACCAAGCCAGGCGACAAAGTCAAGATCCGCGTAACGCGAATCAGCCGAAGATTCTGCGAAGCCGAGGTGGTGGGTCAAGCTGAAGCTAAAGCTGAAGGCGAAACCGCAGAAGTAAAAGAAGCCGAAGAAACCCAAGAAACCGCAGAAACCGAAGAGACCGAAGAGACGGAAGAAACCGAAGAGACGGAAGAAGCAGGAACCGAGGAATAA
- a CDS encoding deoxyhypusine synthase family protein gives MKREDFLTTPVMHMKLGSDMTVNQLVEQFKSSGSFGAGRLALACDIFEKMAQDKTCTIFLALAGAMVPAGLRTVIADLMRRRLIDALVSTGANMVHDLIEAVGGHHYQGHWLVDDYLLYKYHIYRIYDVFVPEEDFVKADEALVKIFDEIAEKTEGKPLSTNELMREIGRRLKDRDSIVRSAYESNVPIFLPAMRDSEFAYVHRVHHKRNEPGKALMVDAFREVPELLDINERSERLGMICLGGGVPRNSVQHAALMAGKGFDYSIVVTTDRPESGGLSGSTIEETVSWGKTKHKASKVMVISDALIAFPLMTAAVLERLGKGFHRKGNP, from the coding sequence ATGAAACGCGAAGATTTCTTGACTACGCCTGTGATGCATATGAAACTCGGCTCCGACATGACTGTGAACCAACTGGTTGAGCAGTTCAAGAGTTCTGGCTCTTTTGGCGCTGGGAGATTGGCGTTGGCTTGTGACATTTTTGAGAAAATGGCTCAAGACAAAACATGCACCATTTTCCTCGCGTTGGCAGGAGCCATGGTGCCGGCTGGCTTGCGCACAGTAATAGCGGATTTAATGAGAAGAAGACTTATCGATGCACTTGTTAGCACCGGAGCTAACATGGTCCACGACCTGATTGAGGCAGTTGGTGGGCATCATTATCAGGGACACTGGCTTGTTGATGATTATCTCCTGTATAAGTATCACATTTACCGAATCTACGATGTTTTCGTGCCTGAGGAAGACTTTGTGAAAGCTGATGAAGCGCTAGTGAAAATATTCGATGAGATCGCAGAAAAAACTGAGGGAAAACCATTGTCCACCAATGAACTTATGCGTGAGATCGGAAGAAGACTCAAAGACAGGGACTCGATAGTGCGCTCGGCATACGAGTCTAACGTGCCCATTTTTCTGCCCGCTATGCGTGATTCAGAGTTCGCTTACGTGCACAGAGTACATCACAAAAGGAATGAACCGGGGAAAGCGTTGATGGTTGATGCGTTTCGGGAAGTGCCTGAGTTACTGGACATCAACGAACGTTCTGAACGTTTAGGCATGATTTGTTTGGGTGGAGGTGTGCCTCGCAACTCGGTTCAGCATGCGGCGTTGATGGCAGGCAAGGGCTTCGACTACTCGATTGTTGTCACAACCGACAGACCTGAGTCGGGCGGGCTGTCCGGATCAACAATCGAAGAGACAGTAAGTTGGGGGAAGACGAAACACAAAGCGAGCAAAGTTATGGTGATTAGCGACGCCTTGATTGCCTTTCCGCTGATGACTGCCGCTGTTCTTGAGCGTCTTGGAAAGGGCTTCCACAGAAAGGGTAACCCGTAG
- a CDS encoding OB-fold nucleic acid binding domain-containing protein, whose amino-acid sequence MKIKDLKDGMKKVEVEAKVTEKTGPREVISRYKDQVYRVANATISDGTGNIKLTLWNDQIEQVNVNDNIRVENGYITSFRGEIQLNVGRYGKLSINQ is encoded by the coding sequence TTGAAAATAAAGGACCTCAAAGACGGAATGAAAAAAGTAGAAGTTGAAGCCAAAGTCACAGAAAAAACAGGCCCACGCGAAGTCATCTCAAGATACAAAGACCAAGTGTACCGCGTAGCCAACGCAACCATCAGCGACGGCACAGGCAACATCAAACTAACCCTATGGAACGACCAAATAGAACAAGTCAACGTCAACGACAACATCCGAGTTGAAAACGGCTACATCACATCATTCAGAGGCGAAATCCAACTCAACGTGGGCAGATACGGAAAACTCAGCATAAACCAGTGA